One Paracidovorax avenae ATCC 19860 genomic region harbors:
- the hscA gene encoding Fe-S protein assembly chaperone HscA, translated as MALLQISEPGQSPNPHQRRIAVGIDLGTTHSLVAAVRNGTAECLPDAEGRLLLPSVVRYLPQGRRQIGHAAMGARSEDAANTLVSVKRFMGRGLKDIDHPERLPYAFVSGQDGDMVAMETVDGVKSPVEVSAEILAELRHRAEDTFDDDLYGAVITVPAYFDDAQRQATKDAARLAGLNLLRLINEPTAAAIAYGLDNASEGVYAVYDLGGGTFDISILRLTQGVFEVIATGGDSALGGDDYDAALAEWALQRLGIRAESAQDKAAARIAARACKEGLTAAESALFSARIGGNEVRLDVLRGDFDAITSALTERTLAAVRRALRDARLQRDDIRGVVMVGGSTRMPQIQHAVAAFFGTEPLNNLNPDEVVALGAAIQAHQLAGNDPAGDMLLLDVIPLSLGIETMGGLVERIISRNETIPTAKAQDFTTYKDGQTALAIHVVQGERDLVADCRSLARFELRGIPPMAAGAARIRVTFTVDADGLLGVSAREQSTGIEARVDVKPSYGLSDDQIARMLQEGFATAGEDMRARALVEARVEADRMLMATRTALEADGDILPAAERQSIDALVQALEAVREHEDASAIDAATQALAKGTEAFAARRMNRGIQQALAGKSVQSL; from the coding sequence ATGGCGCTTTTGCAGATTTCCGAACCCGGCCAGTCCCCGAATCCCCACCAGCGTCGCATCGCGGTCGGTATCGATCTCGGGACCACCCACTCCCTGGTCGCCGCCGTGCGCAACGGCACTGCGGAATGCCTGCCGGATGCCGAGGGCCGGTTGCTGCTGCCGTCGGTGGTGCGCTACCTGCCCCAGGGGCGCCGGCAGATCGGCCATGCCGCCATGGGAGCGCGGTCGGAAGACGCCGCCAACACCCTGGTATCGGTGAAGCGTTTCATGGGCCGCGGACTCAAGGACATCGACCATCCCGAGCGCCTGCCCTATGCCTTCGTGTCCGGCCAGGACGGCGACATGGTGGCGATGGAAACCGTGGACGGGGTGAAGTCCCCCGTCGAAGTGAGCGCGGAAATCCTGGCCGAACTGCGCCACCGCGCCGAAGATACCTTCGACGATGACCTGTACGGCGCGGTGATCACCGTGCCGGCCTATTTCGATGATGCACAGCGGCAGGCGACCAAGGATGCAGCCCGCCTGGCGGGCCTGAACCTGCTGCGCCTCATCAACGAACCCACGGCTGCGGCCATTGCCTACGGCCTGGACAACGCCAGCGAGGGTGTCTATGCGGTGTACGACCTGGGCGGTGGAACCTTCGATATCTCCATCCTGCGCCTGACGCAGGGGGTGTTCGAGGTGATCGCCACCGGTGGCGACTCCGCGCTCGGTGGCGACGACTACGATGCTGCGCTGGCGGAGTGGGCGTTGCAGCGGCTGGGCATCCGGGCGGAAAGCGCGCAGGACAAGGCGGCGGCGCGCATCGCGGCACGGGCGTGCAAGGAAGGGCTGACGGCCGCGGAGAGTGCGCTGTTTTCGGCGCGGATCGGCGGCAACGAGGTCCGGCTGGACGTGCTCCGCGGTGATTTCGACGCCATCACGTCGGCGCTGACGGAGCGTACGCTGGCTGCGGTGCGCCGGGCCCTGCGGGACGCACGCCTGCAGCGGGACGACATCCGGGGCGTGGTAATGGTCGGCGGGTCCACCCGCATGCCGCAGATCCAGCACGCAGTGGCCGCGTTCTTCGGCACCGAGCCCCTGAACAACCTGAATCCGGACGAAGTGGTCGCCCTGGGAGCCGCCATCCAGGCCCACCAGCTTGCGGGCAACGACCCGGCTGGCGACATGCTGCTGCTGGACGTGATTCCGCTGTCGCTGGGCATCGAGACGATGGGGGGGCTCGTGGAGCGCATCATCTCGCGCAACGAGACCATTCCCACCGCCAAGGCCCAGGATTTCACCACGTACAAGGACGGCCAGACGGCCCTGGCCATCCACGTGGTGCAGGGCGAGCGGGATCTGGTCGCGGATTGCCGCAGCCTGGCCCGCTTCGAGCTGCGCGGCATCCCGCCGATGGCGGCAGGAGCGGCGCGCATCCGCGTCACTTTCACGGTGGATGCCGATGGCCTGCTGGGCGTGAGCGCGCGCGAGCAGAGCACCGGCATCGAGGCCCGGGTGGACGTCAAGCCATCCTACGGCCTGTCCGACGACCAGATCGCGCGCATGCTGCAGGAAGGTTTCGCCACGGCGGGCGAGGACATGCGCGCCCGTGCGCTGGTCGAGGCCCGGGTGGAGGCGGACCGGATGCTCATGGCCACCCGCACGGCGCTGGAGGCCGACGGCGATATCCTGCCGGCGGCCGAGCGCCAGTCCATCGATGCGCTCGTGCAGGCCCTGGAGGCGGTGCGCGAGCACGAAGATGCCTCCGCCATCGATGCCGCGACCCAGGCCCTCGCCAAGGGGACGGAAGCTTTCGCTGCCCGGCGCATGAACCGGGGCATCCAGCAGGCGCTGGCCGGCAAGAG
- the hscB gene encoding Fe-S protein assembly co-chaperone HscB, whose product MNLQSDDFELFDLPRRFTQERAAIDARWKALQREAHPDRFAAQGAAAQRVAMQWSVRINEAYQRLKDPIRRAAYLCELHGAPIQAEDNTAMPAAFLMQQMEWREALDEAADGAAIDRLEAEVQQARGDALDRCAELIDVRHDHAAAAGEVRGLMFIERFALDVDRRREQLEQ is encoded by the coding sequence ATGAACCTGCAATCCGACGATTTCGAGCTTTTCGACCTGCCCAGGCGTTTCACACAGGAGCGTGCGGCGATCGATGCCCGCTGGAAAGCCCTGCAGCGGGAAGCCCACCCCGACCGTTTCGCTGCGCAGGGCGCAGCGGCCCAGAGGGTGGCCATGCAATGGTCCGTGCGCATCAACGAGGCCTACCAGCGGCTGAAGGATCCGATCCGCAGGGCTGCCTACCTGTGCGAACTCCATGGCGCACCCATCCAGGCGGAGGACAACACGGCCATGCCGGCGGCATTCCTGATGCAGCAGATGGAGTGGCGCGAAGCACTCGACGAGGCTGCTGACGGAGCCGCCATCGACCGCCTGGAGGCGGAGGTGCAGCAGGCCCGTGGCGATGCACTGGATCGCTGCGCCGAACTGATCGACGTGCGCCACGACCATGCGGCCGCGGCAGGAGAGGTCAGAGGCCTTATGTTCATTGAGCGCTTTGCACTCGACGTCGATCGCCGCCGGGAGCAACTGGAACAATAG
- the iscA gene encoding iron-sulfur cluster assembly protein IscA, whose amino-acid sequence MAITLTEAAARHVSRYLSRRGKGLGVRLGVKTTGCSGLAYKLEYVDAPEPEDVVFEDHGVKVLIDPKSLAYIDGTQLDFVREGLNEGFRFNNPNERDRCGCGESFRV is encoded by the coding sequence ATGGCGATCACTCTCACGGAAGCCGCAGCGCGGCACGTCAGCCGGTACCTGTCCCGCAGGGGCAAGGGCCTGGGCGTGCGCCTGGGGGTGAAGACCACCGGTTGCTCCGGCCTGGCCTACAAGCTGGAGTATGTCGATGCGCCCGAGCCCGAGGACGTGGTCTTCGAGGACCACGGCGTCAAGGTGCTGATCGACCCGAAGAGCCTGGCCTATATCGACGGCACGCAGCTGGATTTCGTGCGCGAAGGATTGAACGAAGGTTTTCGCTTCAACAATCCCAACGAGCGCGACCGCTGCGGTTGCGGGGAAAGCTTCCGCGTCTGA
- the iscU gene encoding Fe-S cluster assembly scaffold IscU, whose translation MAYSDKVIDHYENPRNVGSFDKSDDSVGTGMVGAPACGDVMKLQIKVNPETGVIEDARFKTYGCGSAIASSSLVTEWVKGKTLDEAAALKNAEIAQELALPPVKIHCSILAEDAIKAAVQDYKAKHSALAGA comes from the coding sequence ATGGCTTACTCCGACAAGGTCATCGACCATTACGAAAACCCCCGCAACGTGGGTTCGTTCGACAAGAGCGACGATTCCGTGGGCACCGGCATGGTGGGCGCCCCCGCCTGTGGCGACGTGATGAAGCTGCAGATCAAGGTGAACCCGGAAACCGGCGTGATCGAGGACGCACGCTTCAAGACGTACGGGTGCGGTTCGGCCATCGCATCCTCTTCCCTGGTCACCGAGTGGGTCAAGGGCAAGACGCTGGACGAGGCCGCGGCCCTCAAGAATGCCGAGATCGCCCAGGAACTGGCGCTGCCGCCGGTCAAGATCCATTGCTCCATCCTCGCTGAGGATGCGATCAAGGCCGCCGTGCAGGACTACAAGGCCAAGCATTCGGCCCTGGCGGGAGCCTGA
- a CDS encoding IscS subfamily cysteine desulfurase, protein MDMTPHFPIYLDYGATTPVDPRVVDAMIPWLREHFGNPASRSHAWGWEAEEAVEKARADVAALIHADPREIVWTSGATESNNLAIKGAGQFYKGKGKHLITVKTEHKAVLDTMREMERQGFEVTYLDVQENGLLDFEVLKAAIRPDTILLSVMFVNNEIGVIQDIPAIGALCREKGVIFHVDAAQATGKVEIDLQTLPVDLMSLASHKTYGPKGIGALYVRRKPRVRLEAQMHGGGHERGMRSGTLPTHQIVGMGEAFRIAREEMAQDLEKARALQKRLLDGLSDIEQVFVNGDLERRVPHNLNISFNYVEGESLIMGIKGLAVSSGSACTSASLEPSYVLRALGRSDELAHSSLRMTIGRFTTEEEIDFAVSSIRHNVAKLRELSPLWEMYKDGVDISSIQWAAH, encoded by the coding sequence ATGGACATGACACCGCATTTCCCCATCTACCTGGACTATGGAGCCACGACGCCGGTCGATCCGCGCGTGGTGGACGCCATGATCCCCTGGTTGCGCGAGCACTTCGGCAACCCGGCGTCGCGCAGCCATGCGTGGGGCTGGGAAGCCGAGGAGGCCGTGGAAAAGGCGCGTGCCGATGTCGCGGCGCTCATCCATGCGGACCCGCGCGAGATCGTCTGGACCAGCGGTGCCACCGAGTCCAACAACCTCGCCATCAAGGGCGCGGGCCAGTTCTACAAGGGCAAGGGCAAGCACCTGATCACCGTCAAGACGGAGCACAAGGCCGTTCTCGACACCATGCGCGAGATGGAGCGCCAGGGCTTCGAGGTCACCTACCTGGATGTCCAGGAAAACGGCCTGCTCGACTTCGAAGTGCTGAAGGCTGCCATCCGTCCCGACACCATCCTGCTGAGCGTGATGTTCGTGAACAACGAGATCGGCGTCATCCAGGACATTCCCGCGATCGGCGCGCTGTGCCGTGAAAAGGGGGTGATCTTCCACGTCGATGCGGCACAGGCGACCGGCAAGGTGGAGATCGACCTGCAGACGCTGCCGGTGGACCTCATGAGCCTGGCTTCGCACAAGACCTACGGCCCCAAGGGTATCGGCGCGCTCTATGTGCGCCGCAAGCCCCGTGTGCGCCTGGAGGCGCAGATGCATGGCGGCGGGCATGAACGCGGCATGCGCTCGGGCACCCTGCCGACGCACCAGATCGTCGGCATGGGCGAGGCCTTCCGCATTGCCCGCGAGGAAATGGCGCAGGATCTGGAGAAGGCCCGCGCGCTGCAGAAGCGGCTGCTGGACGGCCTTTCCGACATCGAGCAGGTGTTCGTCAACGGTGATCTCGAGCGCCGGGTGCCGCACAACCTCAACATCAGCTTCAACTACGTCGAAGGCGAGTCGCTGATCATGGGCATCAAGGGCCTGGCGGTGTCGTCCGGCTCGGCGTGCACGTCGGCGAGCCTCGAGCCCAGCTACGTGCTGCGCGCCCTCGGCCGCAGCGACGAACTGGCGCACAGCAGCCTGCGCATGACGATCGGCCGGTTCACGACCGAGGAGGAGATCGATTTCGCGGTGTCCTCCATTCGCCACAACGTCGCCAAGCTGCGCGAACTGAGCCCCCTGTGGGAAATGTACAAGGATGGCGTGGACATCAGCTCCATCCAATGGGCTGCCCACTGA
- the iscR gene encoding Fe-S cluster assembly transcriptional regulator IscR: MRLTTKGRFAVTAMIDLALRQNNGPVTLAAISQRQQISLSYLEQLFGKLRRHELVESTRGPGGGYTLARKAADITVADIIVSVDEPIDATQCGGKENCLGEAGRCMTHELWASLNQRMVEFLDSVTLQKLVDDQIAKGVQIEDKPVVRRAISTTPVVKPIRVNAPNSVFALGNAFAKS; encoded by the coding sequence ATGCGTCTCACTACCAAAGGCCGTTTCGCGGTCACCGCCATGATCGACCTGGCCCTCCGCCAGAACAATGGTCCCGTCACGCTGGCGGCCATCAGCCAGCGCCAGCAGATCTCGCTGTCGTACCTGGAGCAGCTCTTCGGCAAGCTGCGCCGCCATGAACTCGTCGAATCCACCCGTGGCCCGGGCGGCGGCTACACCCTGGCCCGCAAGGCGGCCGACATCACCGTCGCCGACATCATCGTGTCGGTGGACGAGCCCATCGACGCCACGCAATGCGGCGGCAAGGAAAACTGCCTGGGCGAGGCCGGCCGCTGCATGACGCACGAGCTGTGGGCTTCCCTGAACCAGCGCATGGTCGAGTTCCTGGACTCCGTCACGCTGCAGAAGCTGGTGGACGACCAGATCGCCAAGGGCGTGCAGATCGAGGACAAGCCGGTGGTCCGCCGCGCCATTTCCACGACGCCGGTGGTCAAGCCCATCCGCGTGAATGCACCCAACTCCGTGTTCGCCCTGGGCAACGCATTCGCCAAATCCTGA
- the uvrB gene encoding excinuclease ABC subunit UvrB, which produces MPKPIETMPETRGEGTLVRFPDSPFELYQPYPPAGDQPVAIDQLVEGVQDGEVFQTLLGVTGSGKTFTMANVIARLGRPAIVFAPNKTLAAQLYSEFREFFPNNAVEYFVSYYDYYQPEAYVPQRDLFIEKDSAINEHIEQMRLSATKSVLERRDVVIVATVSAIYGIGAPEDYTKMRFIMRVGDEISQRDVISRLIRMQYTRNEQDFARGTFRVRGDTIDVFPSEHSELAIRIELFDDEIETLSLFDPLTGRVRQKIPRFTIYPSSHYVTPRDKVLAAVETIKLELNERLAQFVAEGKLVEAQRLEQRTRFDLEMLSEVGHCKGIENYTRHLSGAAPGDPPPTLTDYLPPDALMFLDESHQMIGQLAAMFNGDRARKTTLVEYGFRLPSALDNRPLKFEEFERRMRQVVFVSATPADYEKTHSGKVVDQVVRPTGLVDPVVEVRPATHQVDDVLQEIRVRVERSERVLITTLTKRMAEQLTDYLTDNGVKVRYLHSDIDTVERVEIIRDLRLGAFDVLVGINLLREGLDIPEVSLVAILDADKEGFLRAERSLIQTIGRAARNLNGQAILYADRITDSMKKAIGETERRRAKQIAHNEAQGITPRSIVKQVRDLIDGVYSEKTGREAERLEQEALRRAQVEDMSEKDVAREIKRLEKQMLDHARNLEFEQAARVRDQLNRLKAQAFGASGADQAA; this is translated from the coding sequence ATGCCAAAACCCATCGAAACCATGCCGGAGACGCGAGGCGAAGGCACCCTCGTGCGCTTCCCCGATTCGCCCTTCGAGCTCTACCAGCCCTATCCGCCGGCAGGCGACCAGCCCGTCGCCATCGACCAGCTGGTCGAGGGCGTGCAGGACGGCGAGGTGTTCCAGACGCTGCTGGGCGTGACCGGCTCGGGCAAGACGTTCACCATGGCGAATGTGATCGCGCGGCTCGGCCGTCCGGCGATCGTGTTCGCGCCCAACAAGACGCTCGCCGCCCAACTCTACAGTGAGTTCCGGGAGTTCTTCCCGAACAATGCCGTCGAGTACTTCGTCAGCTACTACGACTATTACCAGCCCGAAGCCTACGTCCCGCAGCGCGACCTTTTCATCGAGAAGGACTCGGCCATCAACGAGCATATCGAGCAGATGCGGCTGTCGGCCACCAAGAGCGTGCTCGAGCGGCGCGACGTGGTCATCGTGGCCACGGTGAGCGCCATCTACGGCATCGGGGCGCCGGAGGACTACACCAAGATGCGCTTCATCATGCGCGTCGGCGACGAGATCAGCCAGCGCGACGTGATCTCGCGCCTGATCCGCATGCAATACACGCGCAACGAGCAGGATTTCGCGCGCGGCACCTTCCGCGTGCGCGGCGACACCATCGACGTGTTTCCTTCAGAGCACAGCGAACTGGCCATTCGCATCGAATTGTTCGACGACGAAATCGAGACCCTGTCGCTGTTCGATCCGCTCACCGGCCGCGTCCGCCAGAAGATCCCGCGTTTCACCATCTACCCCAGCAGCCACTACGTCACTCCCCGCGACAAGGTGCTGGCCGCCGTCGAGACCATCAAGCTGGAACTGAACGAGCGGCTGGCCCAGTTCGTGGCCGAGGGCAAGCTGGTGGAGGCGCAGCGCCTGGAGCAGCGCACCCGGTTCGACCTGGAGATGCTCAGCGAGGTCGGCCACTGCAAGGGCATCGAGAACTACACGCGCCACCTGTCCGGCGCCGCACCGGGCGATCCTCCGCCCACGCTCACTGACTACCTGCCCCCCGACGCCCTCATGTTCCTGGACGAGAGCCACCAGATGATCGGTCAGCTCGCGGCGATGTTCAACGGCGACCGCGCGCGCAAGACCACACTGGTGGAGTACGGCTTCCGCCTGCCGTCCGCGCTCGACAACCGCCCGCTCAAGTTCGAGGAATTCGAGCGACGCATGCGCCAGGTCGTTTTCGTGTCGGCCACTCCGGCCGACTACGAGAAGACCCACTCCGGCAAAGTGGTGGACCAGGTGGTGCGCCCGACCGGGCTGGTGGACCCCGTCGTGGAGGTCCGCCCCGCCACCCACCAGGTGGACGACGTGCTGCAGGAGATCCGCGTGCGCGTCGAGCGCAGCGAGCGGGTGTTGATCACCACGCTCACCAAGCGCATGGCCGAGCAGCTCACCGATTACCTGACCGACAACGGCGTGAAGGTGCGCTACCTGCACTCCGACATCGACACCGTCGAGCGCGTGGAAATCATCCGTGACCTGCGGCTCGGGGCCTTCGATGTGCTGGTGGGCATCAACCTGCTGCGCGAGGGGCTGGACATCCCGGAGGTGTCCCTGGTGGCCATCCTGGACGCGGACAAGGAAGGCTTCCTGCGCGCCGAGCGCAGCCTGATCCAGACCATCGGGCGTGCCGCGCGCAACCTGAACGGCCAGGCGATCCTCTATGCGGACCGCATCACCGATTCCATGAAAAAAGCCATCGGCGAAACGGAACGGCGGCGCGCGAAACAGATCGCACACAACGAAGCCCAGGGGATCACGCCACGGAGCATCGTCAAGCAGGTCCGCGACCTGATCGACGGGGTCTACAGCGAGAAGACCGGCCGGGAGGCCGAACGTCTCGAGCAGGAGGCCCTGCGGAGGGCCCAGGTCGAGGACATGTCCGAGAAGGACGTCGCCCGCGAAATCAAGCGGCTGGAAAAGCAGATGCTGGACCATGCGCGCAACCTGGAGTTCGAACAGGCCGCCCGGGTGCGGGACCAGCTGAACCGGCTGAAGGCGCAGGCCTTCGGCGCCAGCGGGGCCGACCAGGCGGCTTGA
- a CDS encoding amino acid aminotransferase: MSLFTAVEMAPRDPILGLNEQYAADTNPNKVNLGVGVYFDDNGKLPLLQCVQAAEKAMMDKPSARGYLPIDGIVAYDNAVKSLVFGAGSEPVTSGRVATVQAIGGTGGLKIGADFLKKVSPDAKVLISDPSWENHRALFTNAGFVVDTYAYYDAAKRGVNFEGMLASLKAATPGTIVVLHACCHNPTGYDITPEQWDQVVAVVKAQGLTAFLDMAYQGFGHGIQEDGAVIQKFVAAGLSFFVSTSFSKSFSLYGERVGGLSVLCADKEEASRVLSQLKIVIRTNYSNPPTHGGAVVAAVLGNPELRALWEKELGEMRVRIKAMRQKLVDGLKAAGVQQDMSFITQQIGMFSYSGLSKDQMVRLRTEFGVYGTDTGRMCVAALNSKNIDYVCQSIAKVI, from the coding sequence ATGTCTCTCTTCACCGCCGTCGAAATGGCACCGCGCGACCCGATCCTGGGTCTGAACGAGCAGTACGCTGCTGACACCAACCCCAACAAGGTCAACCTGGGGGTGGGCGTGTATTTCGACGACAACGGCAAGCTGCCCCTGCTGCAATGCGTCCAGGCCGCGGAAAAGGCCATGATGGACAAGCCTTCGGCACGCGGCTACCTGCCCATCGACGGTATCGTCGCCTATGACAATGCCGTCAAGTCGCTGGTGTTCGGGGCGGGCAGCGAGCCTGTCACCTCCGGCCGCGTGGCCACCGTGCAGGCCATCGGCGGCACCGGCGGCCTGAAGATCGGCGCCGACTTCCTCAAGAAGGTCAGCCCCGATGCCAAGGTGCTGATCTCCGACCCGAGCTGGGAAAACCACCGCGCGCTGTTCACCAATGCCGGCTTCGTGGTGGATACCTACGCCTACTACGACGCGGCCAAGCGCGGCGTGAACTTCGAAGGCATGCTGGCCAGCCTCAAGGCCGCCACGCCCGGCACCATCGTCGTGCTGCACGCCTGCTGCCACAACCCGACCGGCTACGACATCACGCCCGAGCAGTGGGACCAGGTGGTGGCGGTGGTCAAGGCCCAGGGCCTGACGGCCTTCCTCGACATGGCCTACCAGGGCTTCGGCCACGGCATCCAGGAAGACGGGGCGGTGATCCAGAAGTTCGTGGCTGCCGGCCTGAGCTTCTTCGTCTCCACGTCCTTCTCCAAGAGCTTCAGCCTGTACGGCGAGCGCGTGGGCGGCCTGTCCGTGCTGTGCGCCGACAAAGAAGAGGCCTCCCGCGTGCTGAGCCAGCTGAAGATCGTCATCCGCACCAACTATTCCAACCCGCCCACGCATGGCGGCGCGGTGGTGGCAGCGGTGCTGGGCAACCCCGAACTGCGCGCCCTGTGGGAGAAGGAACTGGGCGAGATGCGCGTGCGCATCAAGGCCATGCGCCAGAAGCTGGTGGACGGCCTCAAGGCCGCCGGCGTGCAGCAGGACATGTCCTTCATCACGCAGCAGATCGGCATGTTCAGCTACTCGGGCCTGTCCAAGGACCAGATGGTGCGCCTGCGCACCGAGTTCGGCGTGTACGGCACCGACACCGGTCGCATGTGCGTGGCTGCGCTCAACAGCAAGAACATCGACTATGTCTGCCAGTCGATCGCCAAGGTGATCTGA
- a CDS encoding CoA transferase, which translates to MASPPHSTGALGGARILSIALNLPGPAALARCRDEGALCTKLEPPAPAGRPSADPMALYCPQAYAELHAGVRVLQADLKAPAGQALLHQELATTDVLITSFRPSALQRLGLDWPALQDRHPALSLVRIVGGHGDAAETPGHDLTYQAEAGLLPEGELLPASLHADMAGALLASEAVLRALLARHSTGRGTEHEIALSAAARWLAMPRTWGLALPAGDVGGAHAGYRVYRCEDGRVALAALEPHFMARLCGAVGLPRDADPRDASTRDAIASFLRHRRREELDRWALQEDIPLHTID; encoded by the coding sequence ATGGCCTCTCCACCCCACTCCACCGGCGCGCTGGGCGGTGCCCGCATCCTCAGCATCGCCCTGAACCTTCCCGGACCTGCGGCACTGGCCCGATGCCGCGACGAAGGGGCACTCTGCACGAAGCTCGAACCGCCGGCACCCGCGGGCCGGCCCAGCGCGGACCCCATGGCGCTCTATTGCCCTCAGGCCTATGCGGAGCTGCATGCTGGCGTCCGCGTGCTCCAGGCCGACTTGAAGGCGCCTGCGGGACAGGCGTTGCTGCACCAGGAACTGGCGACCACGGATGTGCTGATCACCTCGTTCCGCCCCTCGGCGCTGCAGCGGCTCGGCCTGGACTGGCCCGCCTTGCAGGACCGCCATCCGGCCCTGTCGCTGGTCCGGATCGTGGGCGGCCATGGTGATGCCGCGGAAACGCCCGGCCACGACCTCACCTACCAGGCAGAGGCGGGGCTCCTGCCTGAAGGAGAGTTGCTGCCCGCCAGCCTGCACGCGGACATGGCGGGCGCCCTGCTGGCTTCCGAGGCGGTACTGCGTGCATTGCTCGCCAGGCATTCCACCGGACGGGGAACGGAACACGAGATCGCGCTCTCGGCGGCCGCACGGTGGCTGGCGATGCCCAGGACCTGGGGCCTGGCCCTGCCGGCCGGCGACGTGGGCGGCGCCCATGCGGGATACCGCGTCTATCGATGCGAGGACGGGCGGGTGGCTCTCGCGGCCCTGGAGCCGCACTTCATGGCCCGGCTGTGCGGCGCGGTCGGGCTGCCGCGGGATGCCGACCCGCGCGATGCATCGACCCGGGACGCCATCGCCAGCTTCCTGCGCCATCGCCGGCGGGAGGAGCTGGACCGCTGGGCCCTGCAGGAGGACATCCCACTGCACACCATCGACTGA